The following coding sequences lie in one Streptomyces venezuelae genomic window:
- the pcrA gene encoding DNA helicase PcrA produces the protein MSSLFDDSFLADLQPSRAADEAPPPPPEDSAPEPIPDDLFDGKFDAPMTRDSHYRDGAPRPVIDPATLLDGLNENQRAAVVHAGSPLLIVAGAGSGKTRVLTHRIAYLLAERGVHPGQILAITFTNKAAGEMKERVEQLVGPRANAMWVSTFHSACVRILRREYKKLGFTSSFSIYDAADSKRLMALVCRDLDLDPKKFPPKSFSAKISNLKNELIDEEDFAGQAADGFEKTLAQAYAMYQSRLREANALDFDDLIMTTVHLLRAFPDVAEHYRRRFRHVMVDEYQDTNHAQYALVRELVGPSGGEGDDPAELCVVGDADQSIYAFRGATIRNILQFEEDYTDATTILLEQNYRSTQTILTAANAVIERNESRRPKNLWTNQGEGARITGYVADTEHDEAQFVADEIDRLTDAGDAKAGDVAIFYRTNAQSRVFEEIFIRVGLPYKVVGGVRFYERKEVRDVLAYLRVLANPEDAVPLRRILNVPKRGIGDRAEAMIDALAQREKISFPQALRRVDEAYGMAARSTNAVKRFNTLMEELRTVVESGAGPAVVLEAVLERTGYLAELQASTDPQDETRIENLQELAAVALEFEQDNNQATDTDQAADNAQGGADAGEGEGGDAGEGTAAPGTLSDFLERVALVADSDQIPDEEDDGSGVITLMTLHTAKGLEFPVVFLTGMEDGVFPHMRSLGQVKELEEERRLAYVGITRARERLYLTRSSMRSAWGTPSYNPPSRFLEEIPDTHLDWKRTGSVGASASSGPAAGIASSLSSSRSRSGGAQGFATRRASEKPVVSLAVGDRVTHDQFGLGTVVGVKGTGANAEATVDFGEPKPKRLLLRYAPVEKL, from the coding sequence ATGAGCAGCCTCTTTGATGACAGCTTCCTGGCGGACCTGCAGCCCTCCCGGGCCGCGGACGAAGCGCCCCCGCCGCCGCCCGAGGACAGCGCTCCGGAGCCCATTCCGGACGACCTGTTCGACGGGAAGTTCGACGCGCCCATGACCCGGGACTCGCACTACCGCGACGGTGCCCCGCGCCCGGTCATCGACCCGGCGACGCTCCTCGACGGGCTGAACGAGAACCAGCGCGCGGCCGTCGTGCACGCGGGCTCCCCGCTGCTCATCGTCGCCGGCGCCGGGTCCGGCAAGACCCGCGTGCTGACCCACCGCATCGCGTACCTGCTCGCCGAGCGCGGCGTGCACCCCGGCCAGATCCTCGCGATCACCTTCACGAACAAGGCCGCGGGCGAGATGAAGGAGCGCGTCGAGCAGCTCGTGGGCCCCCGGGCGAACGCGATGTGGGTGTCGACCTTCCACAGCGCCTGCGTCCGCATCCTCCGCCGTGAGTACAAGAAGCTGGGCTTCACGTCCTCCTTCTCGATCTACGACGCCGCCGACTCCAAGCGCCTCATGGCCCTGGTCTGCCGCGACCTGGACCTCGACCCGAAGAAGTTCCCGCCGAAGTCGTTCAGCGCCAAGATCTCGAACCTGAAGAACGAGCTGATCGACGAAGAGGACTTCGCAGGTCAGGCCGCCGACGGCTTCGAGAAGACCCTCGCCCAGGCCTACGCCATGTACCAGTCGCGCCTCCGCGAGGCGAACGCGCTGGACTTCGACGACCTGATCATGACGACCGTCCACCTCCTGCGCGCCTTCCCGGACGTCGCCGAGCACTACAGGCGCCGTTTCCGGCACGTCATGGTCGACGAGTACCAGGACACGAACCACGCGCAGTACGCCCTGGTGCGCGAGCTGGTCGGACCCTCCGGAGGCGAGGGGGACGACCCCGCCGAGCTGTGCGTGGTGGGCGACGCCGACCAGTCCATCTACGCCTTCCGCGGCGCCACGATCCGCAACATCCTCCAGTTCGAGGAGGACTACACGGACGCGACGACGATCCTCCTGGAGCAGAACTACCGCTCCACCCAGACGATCCTGACCGCCGCCAACGCGGTCATCGAGCGGAACGAGAGCCGCCGCCCCAAGAACCTGTGGACCAACCAGGGCGAGGGCGCGCGCATCACCGGATACGTCGCCGACACCGAGCACGACGAGGCACAGTTCGTCGCCGACGAGATCGACCGCCTCACCGACGCGGGCGACGCGAAGGCCGGCGACGTGGCGATCTTCTACCGGACGAACGCCCAGTCCCGTGTCTTCGAAGAGATCTTCATCCGCGTCGGCCTGCCCTACAAGGTGGTCGGCGGCGTCCGCTTCTACGAGCGCAAGGAGGTCCGCGATGTGCTGGCCTACCTGCGCGTTCTCGCCAATCCCGAGGACGCGGTGCCGCTGCGCCGCATCCTGAACGTACCGAAGCGGGGCATCGGCGACCGCGCCGAAGCCATGATCGACGCGCTCGCGCAGCGCGAGAAGATCTCCTTCCCGCAGGCGCTCCGCCGCGTCGACGAGGCGTACGGAATGGCGGCCCGCTCCACCAACGCCGTCAAGCGCTTCAACACGCTGATGGAGGAGCTGCGGACCGTCGTCGAGTCGGGCGCGGGCCCGGCCGTCGTCCTGGAGGCCGTGCTCGAACGGACCGGCTACCTGGCCGAGCTGCAGGCCTCGACCGACCCGCAGGACGAGACCCGCATCGAGAACCTCCAGGAGCTCGCCGCCGTGGCGCTGGAGTTCGAGCAGGACAACAACCAGGCCACTGACACCGACCAGGCCGCGGACAACGCGCAGGGCGGGGCGGACGCAGGCGAGGGCGAGGGTGGCGACGCCGGTGAAGGCACCGCGGCCCCCGGCACGCTCTCGGACTTCCTGGAGCGCGTCGCCCTGGTCGCCGACTCCGACCAGATCCCCGACGAGGAGGACGACGGCTCCGGGGTCATCACGCTGATGACCCTGCACACCGCCAAGGGCCTCGAATTTCCCGTCGTGTTCCTGACCGGCATGGAGGACGGCGTCTTCCCGCACATGCGCTCCCTCGGCCAGGTCAAGGAGCTGGAGGAGGAGCGTCGCCTCGCATACGTGGGCATCACCCGCGCGCGTGAACGGCTCTATTTGACGCGTTCGTCCATGCGCAGCGCCTGGGGCACGCCGTCGTACAACCCGCCGTCGCGCTTCCTCGAGGAGATCCCGGACACGCACCTGGACTGGAAGCGGACCGGTTCGGTCGGCGCGTCGGCCTCGTCGGGGCCCGCCGCGGGCATCGCCTCGTCGCTGTCCTCGTCGCGCTCGCGTTCCGGCGGCGCACAGGGCTTCGCCACGCGCCGCGCGTCGGAGAAGCCGGTCGTGTCGCTGGCCGTCGGCGACCGCGTCACGCACGACCAGTTCGGTCTCGGGACCGTGGTCGGCGTGAAGGGGACGGGCGCGAACGCCGAGGCGACGGTGGACTTCGGAGAGCCCAAGCCGAAGCGCCTCCTGCTGCGGTACGCGCCGGTGGAGAAGCTCTAA
- a CDS encoding M23 family metallopeptidase, with translation MPPSSAPGADYAHYATYDEQSAQHNGYGHDTYSTGSFDTGTFDTGTFAVDPLFGDMPGNGHDTGQWATTTGPQQTATYDAYAEQYYAATYDGSYDTASMWSTGGYQQVADIPAQHSPDSTGQWDTAAWHQDPQDGPQTGQWDTQTFDTGAFDATAWNSADDTPESHQAHDAPDLLGAPVPHDAAQAYETDGDAAYESPDTESADSTGSAPRSSRGRNGGPAAGGRSRTRRRTPAKRSALFTVAVPSACVMGVAGVAAASVGNFGGDDAKDSTTTASAPDATSVQPSAANNKLDTQLANLSADAGDFADRASRTQERIDLKAEKVAAQKKAAAEAARKERLRPKFALPVKQHGLSAQFGQAGVNWMSAHSGIDFPVSYGTEVLAATDGTVSTKWNSAYGNMAIVTAKDGTETWYCHLSTHKISSGPVKAGETIAFSGNSGNSTGPHLHFEVRPAGGSAIDPLPWLRSHGLDPT, from the coding sequence ATGCCCCCGTCCTCGGCACCCGGCGCCGACTACGCGCACTACGCGACGTACGACGAACAGAGTGCCCAGCACAACGGCTACGGCCACGACACCTATTCCACCGGCAGTTTCGACACCGGCACCTTCGACACCGGAACGTTCGCGGTCGACCCCCTCTTCGGCGACATGCCGGGCAACGGGCACGACACCGGCCAGTGGGCGACCACAACGGGCCCGCAGCAGACGGCCACTTACGACGCGTACGCGGAGCAGTACTACGCCGCCACCTACGACGGCAGCTACGACACCGCCTCGATGTGGTCGACCGGCGGATACCAGCAGGTCGCCGACATCCCCGCACAGCACAGCCCGGACTCCACGGGCCAGTGGGACACCGCCGCCTGGCACCAGGACCCGCAGGACGGCCCGCAGACCGGCCAGTGGGACACGCAGACCTTCGACACCGGTGCGTTCGACGCGACGGCGTGGAACTCGGCCGACGACACCCCCGAGTCGCACCAGGCGCACGACGCACCCGACTTGCTCGGCGCCCCCGTCCCGCACGACGCGGCCCAGGCGTACGAGACCGACGGCGACGCCGCGTACGAGTCCCCGGACACCGAGTCGGCCGACTCCACCGGTTCCGCGCCCCGTTCCTCCCGCGGGAGGAACGGCGGGCCCGCGGCGGGCGGCCGCTCGAGGACCCGTCGCCGTACCCCCGCCAAGCGTTCCGCGCTCTTCACCGTCGCGGTGCCCTCGGCCTGCGTGATGGGGGTCGCCGGAGTGGCGGCCGCGTCCGTGGGGAACTTCGGCGGGGACGACGCGAAGGACTCGACGACGACGGCATCGGCTCCGGACGCCACGTCCGTGCAGCCCTCCGCCGCCAACAACAAGCTGGACACGCAGCTGGCGAACCTCTCCGCGGACGCGGGCGACTTCGCGGACCGCGCCAGCCGCACGCAGGAGCGCATCGACCTCAAGGCCGAGAAGGTGGCCGCCCAGAAGAAGGCGGCGGCGGAGGCCGCGCGCAAGGAGCGACTGCGTCCCAAGTTCGCCCTGCCCGTGAAACAGCACGGCCTCAGCGCGCAGTTCGGCCAGGCGGGCGTCAACTGGATGTCCGCGCACTCCGGCATCGACTTCCCGGTGTCGTACGGCACCGAGGTCCTCGCCGCGACCGACGGCACCGTCTCGACCAAGTGGAACAGCGCCTACGGCAACATGGCGATCGTCACCGCGAAGGACGGCACGGAGACGTGGTACTGCCACCTCTCCACGCACAAGATCTCCAGCGGCCCCGTGAAGGCGGGCGAGACCATCGCCTTCTCCGGGAACTCCGGCAACTCCACAGGACCGCACCTGCACTTCGAGGTGCGCCCCGCCGGCGGCTCGGCGATCGACCCGCTGCCGTGGCTCCGCAGCCACGGCCTCGACCCGACGTAA
- a CDS encoding esterase/lipase family protein — protein sequence MAGLSLALLKATALELTILAGHLLLYPSGIAQERRVTPVQPPPGAPRLPSDDRPPVLLLHGFIDNRSVFVLLRRTLSQHGGRRVESLNYSPLTCDIRGAAELLGRHIEELCERTGHARVDVVGHSLGGLIARYYAQRRGGDARIRTLVTLGTPHAGTRVVPLANAHPIVRQMRPGSDVIEELKEPAPGCRTQFVSFWSDLDQIMDPLETACVDHPDLTAQNVRVTGIGHLALPVHPAVANGIRQALDLANPGADAKGAPGGLTVA from the coding sequence ATGGCCGGTCTCTCCTTGGCCCTCCTGAAGGCGACGGCCCTGGAGTTGACGATCCTCGCGGGCCACCTCCTGCTCTATCCCTCCGGCATCGCCCAGGAACGCAGGGTGACGCCCGTCCAGCCGCCGCCGGGCGCACCCCGCCTGCCGTCGGACGACAGGCCTCCGGTCCTGCTCCTGCACGGCTTCATCGACAACCGCTCCGTGTTCGTACTGCTCCGCCGCACCCTGTCGCAGCACGGCGGGCGCCGCGTGGAGTCCCTCAACTACTCCCCGCTGACCTGCGACATCAGGGGCGCCGCCGAACTGCTCGGCCGCCACATAGAGGAGCTCTGCGAGCGCACGGGACACGCCCGGGTCGACGTCGTCGGTCACAGTCTCGGCGGGTTGATAGCCCGTTACTACGCGCAGCGGCGGGGCGGCGACGCCCGGATCCGCACCCTGGTCACCCTCGGCACGCCGCACGCGGGCACCCGCGTGGTGCCGCTCGCCAACGCGCACCCGATCGTCCGGCAGATGCGTCCGGGCTCCGACGTGATCGAGGAGCTCAAGGAACCGGCGCCGGGCTGCCGCACGCAGTTCGTGAGCTTCTGGAGCGACCTGGACCAGATCATGGACCCGCTGGAGACGGCCTGCGTCGACCACCCCGACCTGACCGCGCAGAACGTCCGTGTCACCGGCATCGGGCACCTGGCGCTGCCGGTGCACCCCGCAGTCGCGAACGGAATCCGTCAGGCCCTCGACCTGGCGAACCCGGGGGCCGACGCCAAGGGCGCACCGGGCGGTCTGACGGTCGCCTGA
- a CDS encoding cobalamin B12-binding domain-containing protein, with protein sequence MGVAAGPIRVVVAKPGLDGHDRGAKVIARALRDAGMEVIYTGLHQTPEQVVDTAIQEDADAIGLSILSGAHNTLFARVLELLKERDAEDIKVFGGGIIPEADIAPLKEKGVAEIFTPGATTTSIVEWVRGNVRQAAV encoded by the coding sequence ATGGGTGTGGCAGCCGGGCCGATCCGCGTGGTCGTCGCGAAGCCGGGGCTCGACGGGCACGATCGCGGGGCCAAGGTGATCGCACGGGCGTTGCGTGACGCCGGTATGGAGGTCATCTACACCGGGCTGCACCAGACGCCCGAGCAGGTGGTGGACACCGCGATCCAGGAGGACGCCGACGCGATCGGTCTCTCCATCCTGTCCGGGGCGCACAACACACTGTTCGCGCGCGTGCTGGAGCTGCTGAAGGAGCGGGACGCGGAGGACATCAAGGTGTTCGGCGGCGGCATCATCCCCGAGGCGGACATCGCGCCGCTCAAGGAGAAGGGCGTCGCGGAGATCTTCACGCCCGGCGCCACCACCACGTCGATCGTGGAGTGGGTGCGGGGGAACGTGCGGCAAGCCGCCGTCTGA
- a CDS encoding DUF5691 domain-containing protein has product MVTTALLGTERRALPASLQTPGKEAPIALLDAAAVQTVRRRAGLRAAPAAALPEPAADDPRPPLPPAARSRLATLLTDQPGTGGGRRGAAPDLMELLPQWLALANARGYGAPPELLPALLNAARGRTDLRPQALTFAGPRALWLARLNPDWKFALRATPGGGVTLPSADDAPQVRRLWEEGLFAERVALLTTLRAHHAGTALDLLVSTWSTERAEDRLMFLDSLRTGLSAADEPFLEQALTDRSRNVRATAAELLSALPDSALAGRMSTRAASCVAVDHTSDTPTLTVEAPHECDAGMERDGVTPKPPTGRGERSWWLGQLVEAAPLATWQPRLGNRTPAEIVALPVADDWRGELHAAWCRAAVRQRDVAWSRALLGTPASPDAAGPGAVSLAERAKLLASLPAAERADWVAGFIAAHGLSEAFQLLGVCAVPWAEPLGRAVVDSLNIARDAGSYPWSFSGVMGLAERCLDPSEAIRLEALTAIPDESENASPGAGGYWSEAFQRLVTTLRLRAAIRDELPPP; this is encoded by the coding sequence CTGGTCACGACGGCCCTGCTCGGCACCGAACGCCGCGCCCTGCCGGCCTCCCTGCAGACGCCCGGCAAGGAGGCACCGATCGCGCTCCTGGACGCGGCCGCGGTGCAGACGGTGCGCCGAAGGGCCGGGCTGCGCGCGGCACCGGCCGCCGCACTGCCCGAGCCCGCGGCGGACGATCCGAGGCCACCGTTGCCCCCGGCGGCCCGGAGCAGGCTCGCGACGCTGCTGACCGACCAGCCCGGCACGGGCGGCGGCCGCAGGGGCGCGGCGCCCGACCTGATGGAGCTCCTGCCCCAGTGGCTGGCCCTGGCGAACGCGCGCGGGTACGGCGCACCGCCGGAGCTGCTGCCCGCGCTCCTGAACGCCGCGCGCGGCCGCACGGACCTGCGTCCCCAGGCCCTCACCTTCGCGGGTCCCAGGGCTCTCTGGCTGGCCCGTCTCAACCCTGACTGGAAGTTCGCGCTGCGGGCCACGCCGGGTGGCGGCGTGACCCTGCCGTCCGCCGACGACGCCCCGCAGGTGCGAAGGCTCTGGGAGGAAGGCCTCTTCGCCGAGCGCGTCGCCCTCCTCACCACGTTGCGCGCGCACCACGCCGGGACGGCCCTGGACCTGCTCGTGTCCACGTGGTCGACGGAGCGGGCGGAGGACCGTCTGATGTTCCTCGACTCCCTGCGCACCGGCCTGTCCGCCGCGGACGAGCCGTTCCTGGAGCAGGCCCTCACGGACCGCAGCCGCAACGTCCGCGCCACCGCGGCGGAGCTGCTGTCCGCGCTCCCCGACTCGGCCCTGGCAGGCAGGATGTCGACCCGCGCGGCCTCCTGCGTGGCCGTCGACCACACCTCCGACACACCGACTCTCACGGTGGAGGCGCCGCACGAGTGCGACGCGGGCATGGAGCGGGACGGCGTCACCCCCAAGCCCCCCACCGGCCGCGGCGAACGCTCCTGGTGGCTGGGTCAGCTGGTGGAGGCTGCCCCGCTCGCCACCTGGCAGCCCCGGCTCGGCAACCGCACACCGGCGGAGATCGTGGCGCTCCCGGTGGCCGACGACTGGCGCGGCGAGCTGCACGCCGCATGGTGCCGTGCGGCGGTGCGCCAGCGGGACGTCGCCTGGTCCCGTGCGCTGCTCGGCACCCCCGCCTCGCCCGACGCCGCGGGCCCCGGCGCCGTGTCGCTCGCCGAGCGGGCCAAGCTCCTCGCCTCACTGCCCGCCGCCGAACGGGCGGACTGGGTGGCCGGCTTCATCGCGGCACACGGCCTGTCGGAGGCGTTCCAGCTCCTCGGCGTCTGCGCGGTCCCCTGGGCCGAGCCGCTGGGCCGCGCGGTGGTGGACTCGCTGAACATCGCCCGTGACGCGGGAAGTTACCCCTGGAGCTTCAGCGGCGTGATGGGCCTGGCGGAGCGCTGCCTCGACCCGTCGGAGGCGATACGCCTGGAGGCGCTCACCGCGATACCCGACGAGTCGGAGAACGCGTCACCCGGCGCGGGCGGCTACTGGTCGGAGGCGTTCCAGCGTCTCGTGACCACGCTGCGTCTGCGCGCGGCGATCCGCGACGAACTCCCGCCGCCGTGA
- a CDS encoding SWIM zinc finger domain-containing protein: MTQQGVRWTADQVLALAPDAPSRKAGSKLGVAGPWSEAGSTGEGAVWGLCKGSGSKPYQTIVDIADVAGPAYKCSCPSRKFPCKHALGLLLVWAGSDGTVPDGGEPPAWAEEWLTARRKRVDGQQSSSAAPTASADPEAARRRAEKRAERITAGATELEQRLTDLLRGGTASAEQMGYGLWEETAARMVDAQAPGLAARVRELGAIPSSGAGWPVRLLAECALLHLLDQGWLHRDRLPDGLAATVRSRVGLPAQAEGPPVRDQWAVLAQYDTADGRLTTRRIWLYGTESGRTALLLSYGAAGRAPALTLPVGLALDAEVSGYPGAGQLRVELGEQFAAPAPTARRPPGVRPEEAAARYGTALRDDPWLESWPVTLAGVIPTLSQGTPSTQGTPSTQGTPSTSASWQLADPVTGSALPLAPSATSRPGLWRLIALSGGSPLTVFGECGHRGFTPLAAWPQDSGETVSLC, from the coding sequence ATGACTCAGCAGGGGGTGCGCTGGACGGCGGATCAGGTGCTGGCACTGGCTCCTGATGCCCCGTCACGCAAGGCGGGCAGCAAACTCGGCGTCGCAGGACCGTGGTCGGAGGCGGGGAGTACTGGCGAGGGGGCGGTGTGGGGACTGTGCAAGGGCAGTGGCAGCAAGCCGTACCAGACGATTGTCGACATCGCGGACGTCGCGGGGCCGGCGTACAAGTGCAGTTGTCCGAGCCGTAAGTTCCCGTGCAAACACGCGTTGGGGCTGCTGCTGGTGTGGGCGGGCTCGGACGGCACGGTGCCGGACGGCGGCGAGCCGCCCGCCTGGGCCGAGGAGTGGCTGACGGCGCGCCGCAAAAGAGTGGACGGGCAACAAAGTTCGTCCGCCGCGCCGACCGCATCGGCCGACCCGGAGGCCGCGCGCAGAAGAGCGGAGAAGCGGGCCGAGCGCATCACCGCGGGCGCGACGGAGCTGGAACAGCGCCTGACCGACCTGCTCCGCGGCGGCACGGCGTCCGCGGAGCAGATGGGGTACGGCTTGTGGGAGGAGACGGCCGCCCGCATGGTCGACGCCCAGGCGCCGGGACTGGCCGCACGTGTACGCGAGTTGGGGGCCATACCGTCCTCCGGGGCCGGCTGGCCCGTACGTCTCCTGGCGGAATGCGCGCTGCTCCACCTCCTCGACCAGGGCTGGCTCCACCGCGACCGGCTGCCGGACGGCCTCGCGGCCACGGTCCGCTCCCGCGTCGGCCTGCCCGCACAGGCGGAGGGCCCACCGGTGCGGGACCAGTGGGCGGTCCTCGCCCAGTACGACACGGCGGACGGCAGGCTCACCACGCGCCGCATATGGCTGTACGGCACGGAGTCCGGCCGCACCGCGCTCCTCCTCTCGTACGGGGCGGCGGGCCGGGCCCCCGCGCTCACCCTGCCCGTGGGCCTCGCGCTGGACGCCGAGGTGAGCGGGTATCCGGGGGCGGGGCAGCTGCGCGTGGAGCTGGGCGAGCAGTTCGCGGCCCCGGCGCCCACCGCGCGGCGGCCACCGGGCGTACGCCCCGAAGAGGCCGCCGCCCGTTACGGCACGGCCCTCCGGGACGACCCCTGGCTGGAGTCCTGGCCGGTGACGCTCGCCGGGGTGATACCGACCCTTTCCCAGGGCACACCGAGCACGCAGGGCACACCGAGCACGCAGGGCACACCGAGCACGTCGGCCTCATGGCAACTGGCCGATCCGGTGACCGGCTCGGCCCTCCCCCTCGCACCGTCCGCCACATCGCGGCCGGGCCTGTGGCGTCTGATCGCCCTCTCCGGAGGCTCACCGCTGACGGTGTTCGGCGAGTGCGGTCACCGAGGCTTCACCCCACTGGCGGCCTGGCCGCAGGACTCAGGAGAGACGGTGTCGCTGTGCTGA
- a CDS encoding ATP-binding protein: protein MTVSVDSTTSATANPAAPAPGSADGAEALRPHAEDAFAAELAALAAQDDRPRPQRWKLSPWAVATYLLGGTLPDGTVITPKYVGPRRIVEVAVTTLATDRALLLLGVPGTAKTWVSEHLAAAVSGDSTLLVQGTAGTPEEAIRYGWNYAQLLAHGPSRDALVPSPVMRAMAEGMTARVEELTRIPADVQDTLITILSEKTLPIPELGQEVQAVRGFNLIATANDRDRGVNDLSSALRRRFNTVVLPLPESAEAEVDIVSRRVDQIGRSLDLPTGPEGIDEIRRVVTVFRELRDGVTADGRTKLKSPSGTLSTAEAISVVTNGLALAAHFGDGVLRSGDVAAGILGAVVRDPAADRVIWQEYLETVVRERDGWKDFYRACREVSA from the coding sequence ATGACCGTTTCCGTCGACTCGACGACGTCCGCGACCGCGAATCCGGCGGCGCCCGCGCCCGGTTCCGCCGACGGTGCGGAAGCGCTCAGGCCGCACGCCGAGGACGCCTTCGCCGCCGAACTCGCCGCGCTGGCCGCCCAGGACGACCGGCCGCGGCCGCAGCGGTGGAAGCTCTCGCCGTGGGCCGTCGCCACCTATCTGCTCGGCGGCACCCTGCCCGACGGCACGGTGATCACGCCGAAGTACGTGGGTCCGCGCCGCATCGTCGAGGTCGCCGTCACCACCCTCGCCACCGACCGCGCCCTGCTGCTGCTCGGCGTGCCCGGCACCGCCAAGACCTGGGTGTCCGAGCACCTGGCGGCCGCGGTCAGCGGCGACTCGACCCTGCTCGTGCAGGGCACGGCGGGCACGCCGGAGGAAGCGATCCGGTACGGCTGGAACTACGCGCAGCTCCTCGCCCACGGCCCCAGCCGCGACGCGCTCGTGCCCAGCCCCGTCATGCGGGCCATGGCGGAGGGCATGACGGCCCGCGTCGAGGAGCTGACCCGCATCCCCGCCGACGTGCAGGACACGCTGATCACGATCCTGTCGGAGAAGACACTGCCCATCCCGGAGCTGGGGCAGGAGGTGCAGGCCGTGCGCGGCTTCAACCTCATCGCGACGGCCAACGACCGCGACCGCGGTGTCAACGACCTGTCGAGCGCCCTGCGCCGCCGCTTCAACACCGTCGTCCTGCCGCTGCCGGAGAGCGCCGAGGCCGAGGTCGACATCGTCTCGCGCCGCGTCGACCAGATCGGCCGCTCCCTCGACCTGCCCACGGGTCCCGAGGGCATCGACGAGATACGCCGTGTCGTCACCGTCTTCCGCGAGCTGCGCGACGGCGTCACGGCGGACGGGCGTACGAAGCTGAAGTCGCCCAGCGGCACGCTGTCCACGGCCGAGGCGATCTCCGTCGTCACCAACGGCCTCGCGCTGGCCGCCCACTTCGGAGACGGCGTGCTGCGCTCCGGCGACGTGGCGGCCGGCATCCTCGGCGCCGTCGTTCGGGACCCGGCGGCGGACCGCGTCATCTGGCAGGAGTACCTGGAGACGGTCGTGCGCGAGCGCGACGGCTGGAAGGACTTCTACCGCGCGTGCCGCGAGGTGAGCGCATGA